A single genomic interval of Pyrobaculum arsenaticum DSM 13514 harbors:
- a CDS encoding EamA family transporter: protein MLHIVLSTLSAVAYGVAPLIYRPALHCTSQFRAMSIFSLYSIFLGLLLPWNEINPVGVVEVVAAALLGGVAGSWLYVTSIKVGGASVGNISSSLYIALLPAVAGKYSLLPGALLVLLGLALASARDSGSKRGALYGILAAFIWTASINFYAAGISVLGPGGSLFVRGLTVFLVTYLLGLGRGICRIGRLAAGGFVDTFLGFGAYTLAISYGDYVVATLIMSTYPLVTALLEKPFKWRRAAGAAVSTTGLVLVALSK from the coding sequence GTGCTCCACATTGTGCTGTCTACATTATCAGCGGTGGCATACGGCGTAGCGCCGCTTATTTATAGACCTGCTCTACACTGCACCTCTCAATTTAGGGCTATGTCTATATTTTCCTTGTATTCAATCTTCCTAGGCCTTCTGCTTCCATGGAATGAGATAAACCCAGTTGGGGTTGTGGAGGTGGTGGCTGCCGCCTTGCTCGGGGGCGTGGCGGGGTCGTGGCTGTACGTCACGTCTATTAAAGTAGGGGGCGCCTCAGTTGGCAATATAAGTAGCTCTCTCTATATAGCTTTGCTCCCAGCAGTGGCAGGGAAGTACAGCCTCCTCCCGGGCGCTCTGCTGGTGTTGCTGGGGTTAGCCTTGGCCTCCGCTCGCGATTCCGGTTCTAAACGCGGCGCCTTGTACGGCATCCTAGCGGCGTTTATCTGGACGGCGTCTATAAACTTCTACGCGGCGGGCATCAGCGTGCTAGGCCCCGGCGGATCTCTCTTCGTGAGGGGGCTCACCGTGTTTTTAGTCACTTATCTGCTGGGCCTAGGGAGGGGGATATGCCGCATAGGACGTTTGGCCGCGGGGGGCTTTGTTGACACCTTTCTTGGATTCGGCGCGTATACCTTGGCCATCTCTTACGGTGATTACGTCGTCGCTACATTGATAATGTCAACGTATCCGCTTGTCACCGCTCTGTTAGAAAAGCCCTTTAAGTGGAGAAGGGCGGCTGGCGCCGCTGTGTCCACAACTGGGCTTGTACTGGTCGCACTTAGTAAATAA
- a CDS encoding prefoldin subunit beta, translating to MAQIPPSLQDMVNRFNQAQAQLQSVLLRKQQYEAELKEVDKAISEIEKLSPDAKIFKNVGNFLVPQTRDAALQELKERKELLELHVKTLSRQETMLREQLDKLRDEINKELARLKGGEAAKGGG from the coding sequence ATGGCGCAGATACCGCCATCTCTCCAAGATATGGTCAACAGATTCAACCAGGCGCAGGCCCAGTTACAGAGTGTGCTTCTGCGCAAACAGCAGTACGAGGCTGAACTTAAGGAAGTGGACAAGGCCATTAGCGAGATCGAAAAATTATCGCCCGACGCCAAGATCTTCAAAAACGTTGGCAACTTCTTAGTTCCCCAAACGCGCGATGCAGCTCTCCAAGAGCTAAAAGAGAGGAAGGAGTTGCTGGAGCTTCACGTCAAGACTCTGAGCAGGCAAGAAACGATGCTGAGGGAACAGCTAGACAAGCTCCGCGATGAGATTAACAAGGAGCTTGCACGGCTTAAGGGAGGGGAGGCGGCTAAGGGAGGGGGATAG
- a CDS encoding CTP synthase: MPKFIFVTGGVMSSVGKGVVVASIGRILRARGLSVNAVKIDPYINVDAGTMNPYAHGEVFVTYDGGETDLDLGHYERFLDVELSRRNNITSGQVYLSVIEKERRGEYLGQTVQLIPHVTDEIKRRVVEAAGGFDVTLVEIGGTVGDYEQLPFLEAARQLGLELGEDVVFIHVAWVPLLKITGEFKTKPLQHSVAELRRYGIQPDAIVVRSEKPLDAPSVKKIALFANVPQWAIFNSYDVDTIYRVPLILEQQGLGDFLVRRLRLPSRAPDYREWEEFVTKLSSPRYKVTVGMCGKYVELPDAYLSIVEAVRHAGAALDVKPELVWINSAEVEKNPDLLDKVSIDAMIVLPGFGKRGTEGMIECVRHARVHKIPFLGICFGMQLAVVEFARNVLGLKGANSTELDPETPYPVIHLAPEQREVDVMGGSMILGNREIEIVPGTLASSLYGTSVIAERHRHRYEVNLSYLPKLAEAGLVVSGWRRDVKRVEIIELPSHSYFIATQFHPEFKSRPTKPRPVFLGLLKAALASRS, translated from the coding sequence GTGCCTAAATTCATATTTGTCACGGGGGGTGTAATGTCGAGTGTGGGGAAGGGGGTCGTTGTGGCGAGTATTGGGCGTATTCTTAGGGCGCGCGGCCTCTCGGTAAACGCCGTGAAGATCGACCCCTATATAAACGTCGACGCGGGGACTATGAACCCATACGCCCACGGCGAGGTGTTCGTTACATACGACGGGGGGGAAACAGACTTAGATCTGGGACACTACGAGAGGTTTCTCGATGTGGAGCTTTCGCGGAGGAACAACATCACGTCGGGTCAGGTATACCTGTCCGTGATAGAGAAGGAGAGGAGGGGGGAGTACTTGGGGCAGACGGTGCAGTTGATCCCCCACGTCACCGACGAGATTAAGAGGAGGGTTGTGGAGGCGGCTGGGGGCTTCGACGTGACGCTGGTGGAGATTGGGGGCACTGTCGGCGACTACGAACAACTGCCATTTCTCGAAGCGGCGAGGCAACTGGGCCTCGAGCTGGGAGAGGACGTGGTGTTTATCCACGTGGCGTGGGTGCCCTTGTTGAAGATTACGGGGGAGTTTAAGACTAAGCCCCTCCAGCACAGCGTGGCTGAGCTTAGGCGGTACGGCATACAGCCCGACGCCATTGTGGTGAGGTCTGAGAAGCCGCTGGACGCCCCCTCTGTCAAGAAGATCGCGCTCTTCGCCAACGTCCCACAGTGGGCTATTTTCAACTCCTACGACGTGGATACTATATACAGGGTCCCCCTCATCTTGGAACAACAAGGCCTCGGCGACTTCCTCGTGAGGAGGCTCCGGCTTCCCAGTCGCGCCCCCGACTACAGGGAGTGGGAGGAGTTTGTGACTAAGCTCTCGTCGCCTAGGTATAAGGTGACTGTGGGGATGTGCGGAAAGTACGTGGAGCTCCCCGACGCATATTTAAGCATTGTGGAGGCGGTGAGGCACGCCGGCGCTGCCCTCGACGTTAAGCCGGAGCTAGTATGGATAAACTCGGCAGAGGTGGAGAAAAACCCAGACCTCTTGGATAAGGTGAGCATAGACGCAATGATTGTCCTTCCAGGGTTTGGCAAGAGGGGGACCGAGGGGATGATCGAGTGCGTCAGACACGCCAGGGTGCACAAGATACCGTTCTTGGGCATCTGCTTCGGCATGCAACTAGCCGTGGTGGAATTCGCCCGCAACGTCCTGGGGCTGAAGGGGGCTAACTCCACGGAGCTAGATCCGGAGACGCCATACCCCGTAATCCACCTGGCGCCTGAGCAAAGGGAAGTGGACGTGATGGGAGGTAGCATGATTCTAGGCAATAGGGAAATTGAAATAGTGCCGGGGACCCTTGCCTCCTCACTATACGGCACATCGGTTATTGCGGAGCGTCACAGGCATAGATACGAAGTTAACCTCTCCTACCTGCCGAAGCTCGCCGAGGCAGGTCTCGTGGTGTCTGGTTGGAGGAGAGATGTAAAGCGGGTGGAGATAATCGAGCTACCGTCGCATTCGTACTTTATAGCTACGCAGTTTCACCCAGAGTTTAAATCTAGGCCTACAAAGCCGAGGCCTGTCTTCCTCGGCCTCCTCAAGGCCGCCCTTGCTTCTAGGAGTTAA
- a CDS encoding metal-binding protein — MKCPMFRSTADGLRCVLMPVEEWRLRRQQLQRHCDNGGNGCPVYGQYLTKRRS, encoded by the coding sequence GTGAAGTGTCCAATGTTCCGGTCAACGGCAGACGGCCTCAGATGCGTGCTCATGCCTGTTGAGGAGTGGCGTCTGAGGAGGCAACAGCTACAGAGACACTGCGACAACGGCGGCAACGGTTGCCCCGTCTACGGACAGTACTTGACAAAGCGAAGGTCATAA
- a CDS encoding MBL fold metallo-hydrolase, with amino-acid sequence MFSRAGVGWVLEGVFGVDTPEEVEVGVVLVTHHHWRHVAGARLASKVVINPIEYSFATDFEKLTRYADVVLRRAGAPKEVRPALSVAPFRGAVYRFTAGWVDLGDVSVRVIPCGSHTWGHTCYGVENAIFTGDLGGWIVSVGTFLNVVSSLKGLKGYIAYTGEGEKVPVEEYVKRLEAEFRKLVDRYVQCLGEKTPYRIALCARGGGDVLRLSEEGIAFVKYLADNGYVKITNSSPYIVKPA; translated from the coding sequence GTGTTTTCTAGGGCCGGGGTGGGCTGGGTGTTGGAAGGCGTCTTCGGCGTTGACACCCCGGAGGAGGTAGAGGTCGGGGTTGTCCTAGTAACACACCACCACTGGAGACACGTGGCGGGGGCTAGGCTGGCCTCCAAGGTCGTTATCAACCCCATTGAGTACAGCTTCGCCACCGATTTTGAAAAACTAACGCGGTACGCGGACGTGGTGCTGAGGAGGGCCGGCGCCCCGAAGGAGGTGAGGCCAGCTCTCTCCGTAGCGCCGTTCCGCGGGGCGGTGTACAGATTCACAGCCGGGTGGGTGGACTTGGGGGACGTATCGGTCAGGGTAATACCATGCGGCTCGCATACCTGGGGCCACACTTGCTATGGGGTGGAGAACGCCATATTTACCGGAGATCTGGGAGGCTGGATTGTAAGCGTGGGCACCTTCCTAAATGTGGTGTCTTCGCTCAAAGGGCTTAAGGGCTATATTGCGTATACGGGAGAGGGGGAAAAGGTGCCGGTGGAGGAGTACGTCAAGAGACTTGAGGCAGAGTTTAGGAAGCTTGTGGACAGGTACGTGCAGTGCCTGGGAGAGAAGACGCCGTATAGAATAGCCCTGTGCGCGAGGGGCGGGGGCGACGTGCTGAGACTATCGGAGGAGGGCATAGCCTTTGTTAAATACCTAGCTGACAACGGCTATGTAAAAATAACAAACTCCTCGCCCTATATTGTAAAGCCGGCGTGA
- a CDS encoding Lsm family RNA-binding protein translates to MATTLAEASKRFVAELNNLLGREVRVVLHNGEIYRGILHAVDNQLNIVLANATNNAGEKYQRVFIMYRYIVHIDSAEKRVDLREFAKHAEKIFPGMVKYVEETNIVLIGDKVRVSEIGVEGVGPVAERAKRLLEEWLKAQGLA, encoded by the coding sequence ATGGCGACTACCTTGGCCGAAGCTAGTAAGCGTTTCGTTGCTGAGCTTAACAATCTGCTCGGTAGGGAGGTCAGAGTGGTGTTGCACAACGGTGAGATTTACAGGGGGATTCTACACGCTGTTGACAACCAGCTTAACATAGTACTGGCAAACGCTACAAACAACGCCGGTGAGAAGTATCAGAGAGTTTTCATAATGTATAGGTACATAGTTCACATTGACAGCGCAGAGAAGAGGGTTGACCTAAGGGAATTCGCCAAGCATGCTGAGAAAATTTTCCCAGGCATGGTCAAGTACGTAGAAGAGACCAACATAGTGCTAATAGGGGACAAAGTTAGAGTAAGCGAAATAGGCGTAGAGGGCGTTGGCCCAGTGGCGGAGAGGGCTAAAAGGTTACTGGAAGAGTGGCTGAAGGCGCAGGGCCTCGCCTAG
- a CDS encoding DHH family phosphoesterase: protein MLEKLRELVQGAKRVAIVTHKRADADALACAKVLELVLTRLGLEVAGVFCPEGSPIRGCDKEVPLGVDLYVLADVASMSQIPPICGRCIRVDHHVAGDDLPGIVAERPSCTEVALELAEEVGVEIPPDVAKLAVLGIYTDTGRLRRADAKTFRLLAQLLEKTGGVLGDLTGSEEGVREEPAVLALLKGMQRVEFYKSQIGLICTSHVSAYEADLATLLVSAGCRIAIVASRKDDGIHIVFRSRGVDVATLAKSIGAGGGHREAAVSVISERLPKSQLPDFLRSLVKRLFQNATPLV from the coding sequence ATGCTGGAGAAGCTGAGGGAGCTGGTTCAAGGCGCCAAGAGGGTGGCAATAGTAACCCACAAGAGGGCGGATGCCGATGCGCTTGCCTGCGCCAAGGTGCTAGAGCTTGTTCTGACACGGCTTGGGCTTGAGGTCGCCGGGGTGTTCTGTCCCGAAGGCTCTCCAATAAGGGGTTGCGACAAGGAGGTGCCGCTTGGCGTAGATCTGTACGTGTTGGCAGACGTGGCGTCCATGAGCCAGATACCCCCCATATGCGGTAGATGTATTAGGGTAGACCACCACGTTGCTGGGGACGATCTTCCTGGCATTGTGGCGGAGAGGCCCAGCTGTACAGAGGTGGCGCTGGAGCTAGCCGAGGAGGTAGGTGTGGAGATCCCGCCCGACGTTGCGAAGCTTGCGGTGCTTGGTATTTATACAGATACGGGGAGGCTGAGGCGTGCAGACGCCAAGACTTTCAGGTTGCTGGCGCAACTTCTAGAAAAAACAGGCGGCGTGTTGGGGGACTTAACAGGCTCCGAGGAGGGAGTAAGAGAGGAGCCCGCGGTCTTGGCCCTGTTAAAGGGAATGCAGAGAGTTGAGTTTTACAAATCGCAAATAGGCTTAATATGTACATCCCATGTAAGTGCCTACGAGGCGGATCTTGCCACGTTGCTAGTGTCGGCAGGTTGCCGCATCGCAATAGTGGCATCGAGGAAGGACGACGGCATACACATAGTCTTTAGATCAAGGGGGGTAGACGTGGCTACATTGGCGAAATCAATAGGCGCCGGAGGAGGGCACCGGGAGGCGGCGGTGTCCGTAATAAGTGAGAGACTTCCCAAAAGCCAGTTACCCGACTTCCTAAGAAGTCTCGTTAAGAGGCTGTTCCAAAACGCAACCCCCCTAGTCTAA
- the surE gene encoding 5'/3'-nucleotidase SurE has translation MKVVVTNDDGPDTPFLRPFVEAVKSLGYDVVVVIPERPRSAAGLARTYHKPLRVRRQGDYYLVNGYPADAVFMALKLIAPDAGLVISGVNVGENIGLEATYGSGTVGAALQAGILGVPAVAMSMEVGGDVGLMRRVVEALLRSLNGALQGVLAVSINIPRDWGGGVYCARKLARGVYNERLYDGVDPRGEKFYWRWGPRREVFEEGTDAYYFYGLRGITVLGIGESGIVSAGRLGRSLGALIGAKIISC, from the coding sequence GTGAAAGTCGTGGTAACAAATGACGATGGTCCCGATACGCCTTTTTTAAGGCCATTTGTGGAGGCGGTGAAGTCGCTGGGCTACGACGTAGTGGTTGTGATACCTGAGAGGCCCAGATCAGCCGCGGGGCTGGCGAGAACTTATCACAAGCCGCTGAGGGTGCGGAGGCAGGGTGATTACTACCTGGTCAACGGCTATCCCGCAGACGCCGTATTTATGGCATTGAAGCTAATTGCGCCAGATGCCGGGCTTGTCATATCGGGAGTCAACGTTGGGGAGAACATAGGGCTTGAAGCGACGTATGGAAGCGGAACTGTTGGCGCCGCTCTGCAGGCCGGCATTCTGGGAGTCCCCGCCGTCGCGATGTCCATGGAGGTTGGCGGCGATGTTGGGCTGATGAGAAGAGTCGTTGAGGCGCTTTTGAGGTCGCTAAACGGGGCACTACAAGGCGTTCTGGCAGTTAGTATAAATATCCCAAGGGACTGGGGCGGCGGGGTTTACTGCGCCAGGAAGTTGGCGAGAGGTGTGTACAACGAGAGGCTTTACGATGGTGTCGATCCGCGGGGGGAGAAGTTCTACTGGAGGTGGGGGCCTAGGAGGGAGGTCTTCGAAGAGGGGACAGATGCGTACTACTTCTACGGGCTAAGAGGTATCACGGTGCTGGGGATAGGGGAGTCGGGCATTGTGTCTGCGGGGAGGCTGGGACGGAGTCTTGGTGCTCTGATAGGGGCAAAGATAATAAGTTGCTAG
- a CDS encoding GIY-YIG nuclease family protein has translation MYKSYVVFFQCPRHRAGRFEIEEGVYAYVGSCGRSCIKRVARHLTRPARKRWHVDFLQCTPLYAVVTPLPEAEFARRLSSACPYVAGFGSTDDRESPSHLFRCGAEALLHAGFTI, from the coding sequence ATGTATAAAAGCTATGTCGTCTTCTTCCAGTGTCCCCGCCACCGCGCGGGCCGTTTCGAAATTGAGGAGGGTGTATACGCCTACGTTGGCTCGTGCGGCCGCTCCTGTATTAAACGGGTGGCGAGGCACTTAACACGCCCAGCTAGGAAGAGGTGGCACGTCGATTTTCTGCAGTGCACGCCGCTGTACGCAGTTGTCACCCCGCTCCCAGAGGCAGAGTTTGCGAGGCGGCTCTCCTCTGCGTGCCCCTACGTCGCGGGCTTCGGCTCTACAGACGACCGGGAGAGCCCCAGCCACCTCTTCCGTTGCGGAGCCGAGGCGCTTCTTCACGCCGGCTTTACAATATAG
- a CDS encoding helicase C-terminal domain-containing protein has protein sequence MRLVLNAPPGFGKSRLIARLAAAGRSLIFVRSHLEGLQMAKYVAEHGASAGLLFGRKALCPFGAESGAKCLELRELGVCKARSKKVWPLVFDIGEIYKRGACPYEALHASGREKDIVVLPLAYLSKVSNISAVADLFEDLDFVALDEAHNLLSTVEVQDGELYSRKYCIEGGGVLICLILPLVGEVVSRVRSLIAASASITRPFSDIFSSFLDAQYVEVNRLPWGENLEIDFIPLQVRYHTRLRGEYVSRIVERVRTVYNYYRKVIVFMPNRELAEYYSAKVQDLPVSDKPLGDIDHVIITYYGSPISEGINLNVRAGVLVGFPIPNIKSRDLWLKVKILKRLGYGGYKYAVLFTAISHVIQAVGRVLRGLKTERKYILLIDDRFAVYRHLLPPYLAL, from the coding sequence GTGAGACTTGTACTCAACGCGCCGCCTGGATTCGGAAAGTCGAGGCTTATAGCGAGGCTGGCCGCGGCAGGTAGGTCGCTTATTTTCGTAAGGAGTCACTTGGAGGGGTTGCAGATGGCGAAATACGTGGCGGAGCACGGCGCCTCGGCCGGCCTCCTTTTTGGCAGAAAAGCCCTCTGCCCCTTCGGCGCAGAGAGCGGCGCCAAGTGCCTAGAGCTGAGGGAGCTTGGCGTCTGTAAGGCTAGGTCTAAGAAGGTTTGGCCTCTTGTGTTCGACATAGGCGAGATATACAAGAGGGGGGCGTGCCCATACGAAGCGCTTCATGCCAGTGGGCGGGAAAAAGACATTGTGGTTTTGCCCCTCGCCTATTTATCCAAGGTGTCTAACATATCGGCGGTGGCGGATCTCTTCGAAGATCTAGACTTCGTAGCGCTGGACGAAGCCCACAACTTATTATCCACAGTGGAGGTTCAAGACGGAGAGCTTTACTCCAGGAAGTACTGCATCGAGGGGGGTGGGGTTCTTATATGTCTTATTTTACCACTAGTAGGCGAAGTTGTGTCGAGGGTTAGGTCGCTGATTGCGGCGAGCGCCTCCATTACTAGACCTTTTTCCGACATCTTCTCCAGCTTTTTAGATGCACAATACGTAGAAGTGAACCGCCTTCCCTGGGGCGAGAACTTGGAGATCGACTTTATTCCTCTGCAGGTGCGCTACCACACTCGGCTGAGAGGCGAATATGTGAGCAGAATCGTAGAAAGGGTGCGGACAGTGTACAACTATTACAGGAAAGTCATTGTCTTCATGCCAAACAGAGAACTAGCCGAATACTACTCGGCAAAGGTCCAAGATCTGCCGGTGTCGGATAAGCCACTTGGCGATATAGACCACGTGATTATCACCTACTACGGTAGTCCCATCTCCGAGGGGATAAACCTAAACGTTAGAGCAGGCGTGTTGGTGGGCTTTCCCATTCCCAACATAAAGAGCAGAGACTTGTGGCTAAAGGTGAAAATCTTAAAGAGACTTGGCTACGGCGGCTACAAATACGCTGTGCTATTCACAGCTATAAGTCACGTTATACAGGCCGTGGGACGCGTATTAAGAGGCCTAAAAACAGAGCGAAAATACATACTACTCATAGACGACAGGTTCGCCGTATACAGACACCTCCTCCCTCCATACCTCGCGTTGTAG
- the ndhC gene encoding NADH-quinone oxidoreductase subunit A: MDDATVVVLVFSILFLLMVGTVYLVMLIAPRRPTPYKLMRYEAGNPETGPAKAPLAMQYLGYLLMLVTLEPAVAIPIAVYMAFNDMALTIVSALVGGAVAVAVSVYGYRYAKRIELWRVSP, translated from the coding sequence ATGGACGACGCAACAGTAGTCGTTTTGGTCTTCTCGATTTTATTTCTCTTAATGGTAGGCACGGTCTACCTGGTAATGCTCATAGCCCCTCGCAGGCCCACCCCCTACAAGCTTATGCGATACGAAGCAGGCAACCCAGAGACAGGGCCAGCAAAGGCGCCTCTGGCAATGCAGTACCTAGGTTACCTTCTCATGCTAGTCACTCTTGAACCAGCCGTGGCTATACCCATAGCCGTCTACATGGCTTTCAACGATATGGCGTTGACCATAGTCAGCGCGCTGGTCGGAGGCGCAGTCGCAGTAGCAGTCTCAGTATATGGGTACCGCTACGCCAAGAGAATAGAGCTCTGGAGGGTCAGCCCGTAG
- a CDS encoding radical SAM protein: MWALYRPDALAVWQNPVVRERLKWYYLVMRDEAPAKYHIAARIEAPADYRLLGDSELWKLHDKLGKAFDDEWSRQKERPDPSLAKKELPQASFLDVKTELARRQLKRCILCERRCGVDRTSRRGACLLDAKPRVASFFHHLGEEAPLVPSGTIFFAGCNFRCVYCQNWDISQDPEAGAEASPEALAAIQVRLREEGARNINWVGGEPTPNIPFILESLRILARRGVNVPQLWNSNMYLTPEGLALILHVMDIWLPDFKYGNDACALRYSVAPRYWEVTTRNFSVICSRGEDIIVRHLVLPGHVDCCTKPVLRWLAENCKHALVNIMDQYRPEHLVVKLDRYREIRRRVSQKEMDEAYMYADSLGLAWREVSR; encoded by the coding sequence GTGTGGGCTTTGTATAGGCCAGATGCCTTGGCCGTGTGGCAGAATCCCGTGGTAAGGGAGCGGTTGAAGTGGTATTACTTAGTCATGCGCGATGAGGCGCCGGCCAAGTACCACATAGCCGCAAGGATTGAGGCGCCGGCCGACTATAGATTACTGGGGGATAGCGAATTGTGGAAGTTGCACGACAAGCTGGGAAAAGCGTTTGATGATGAGTGGAGCCGCCAGAAGGAGAGACCTGACCCGTCTCTGGCGAAAAAGGAGCTACCACAAGCGTCTTTTCTCGACGTCAAGACAGAGCTGGCGAGGAGGCAATTAAAGCGCTGTATTTTGTGCGAGCGGCGTTGCGGCGTGGACAGGACCTCCCGGCGGGGCGCGTGCCTCCTCGACGCCAAGCCCCGCGTGGCGAGCTTCTTCCACCACCTAGGGGAGGAGGCCCCTCTAGTCCCGTCTGGGACTATCTTCTTTGCGGGTTGTAACTTCAGGTGCGTCTACTGCCAGAACTGGGATATCTCACAAGATCCCGAGGCCGGCGCAGAGGCCTCGCCGGAGGCCCTAGCCGCAATTCAGGTTAGGCTCAGGGAAGAGGGGGCGCGCAATATAAACTGGGTGGGCGGCGAGCCGACGCCGAATATACCATTTATCCTTGAGTCGTTGAGAATATTGGCAAGACGCGGAGTAAATGTCCCCCAGCTGTGGAACTCCAACATGTACCTAACGCCGGAGGGTTTGGCCCTGATACTCCACGTTATGGACATATGGCTCCCCGACTTTAAGTACGGCAACGACGCATGCGCCTTGAGGTACTCGGTGGCCCCCCGCTACTGGGAGGTGACGACGAGGAATTTTTCCGTTATATGCAGTAGGGGAGAGGATATCATAGTCCGCCACTTGGTGCTCCCGGGGCACGTCGATTGTTGCACAAAGCCAGTGCTGAGGTGGCTTGCAGAGAACTGTAAACACGCCTTAGTTAATATCATGGATCAGTACAGGCCCGAGCACCTCGTGGTTAAGCTAGATCGCTATAGGGAGATTAGGCGTAGGGTTTCCCAAAAGGAGATGGACGAGGCATATATGTACGCGGACTCTCTTGGCTTGGCGTGGCGCGAGGTTAGCCGGTAG
- the cobB gene encoding NAD-dependent protein deacetylase: MNVANVLAASRHCIVFTGAGISAESGVPTFRGLGGLWERYRPEELATPEAFARDPELVWRWYKWRQEVVYNARPNPGHMAIAELEALGVVKAVVTQNVDGLHQRAGSRRVVELHGSLWRTRCTKCGAVYKLERPVDEVPPRCGKCGGLLRPDVVWFGEPLPRDAWNEAVELARISDVVLVVGTSGVVYPAAYIPHIAKQGGAVVIEINVEPSALTPMADYFIRGRAGEVLPQIAEEVKKRLRTRLYTS, translated from the coding sequence ATGAATGTCGCCAATGTGCTAGCGGCCTCGAGGCACTGCATTGTGTTCACCGGCGCTGGGATCTCCGCCGAGAGCGGCGTACCAACTTTTAGGGGACTCGGAGGGCTTTGGGAGCGCTATCGACCGGAGGAATTGGCAACGCCAGAGGCCTTTGCCAGAGACCCCGAGCTGGTATGGCGGTGGTACAAGTGGCGCCAGGAGGTTGTATACAACGCCAGGCCCAACCCCGGCCACATGGCAATTGCGGAGCTGGAGGCGCTTGGCGTGGTGAAGGCCGTCGTGACGCAGAACGTCGACGGCCTCCACCAGAGGGCGGGAAGTAGGAGGGTGGTGGAGCTACATGGCTCGCTGTGGCGTACTAGGTGTACTAAATGCGGCGCCGTCTATAAGCTAGAGAGACCGGTGGATGAGGTGCCCCCGAGGTGCGGCAAGTGCGGCGGCCTTCTTCGGCCAGATGTGGTGTGGTTTGGCGAGCCCTTGCCCCGAGACGCATGGAATGAGGCAGTAGAACTAGCCAGGATCTCAGATGTGGTGCTAGTTGTAGGCACATCGGGGGTTGTCTACCCCGCCGCCTATATACCACACATAGCTAAGCAAGGCGGCGCGGTAGTAATAGAAATAAACGTAGAGCCCTCGGCGCTTACGCCTATGGCAGACTACTTCATAAGAGGGAGAGCAGGAGAGGTTTTGCCACAGATAGCGGAGGAGGTTAAGAAAAGGCTCAGAACCCGCCTTTACACGTCATGA
- a CDS encoding KEOPS complex kinase/ATPase Bud32: protein MQLLAKGAEAEIYVVDWFGLQAVLKWRKPKAYRDPTLDYQIRRRRTINEVRNMHMAHTLGVRVPAVYFFDPERAVILMEYVEGKNLRDLLNAGRYHYLRAVGVLVGRMHKAGLIHGDLAPTNIILAGGELCFIDFGLGEQRKGWGKKVAVLYARDINVLLRNLDLYGERADFLKSLFWEGYREEMSEKAAVVEREVARIRASGRYAERL from the coding sequence GTGCAACTCTTGGCAAAAGGCGCAGAGGCGGAGATATACGTTGTAGACTGGTTTGGGTTGCAAGCGGTTTTGAAGTGGAGAAAGCCAAAAGCGTACAGGGACCCCACTCTTGACTACCAGATCAGGAGGAGGAGAACCATTAATGAAGTGAGGAACATGCATATGGCTCATACCCTGGGCGTGAGGGTTCCTGCTGTCTACTTCTTCGACCCTGAGAGGGCGGTGATCTTGATGGAATACGTAGAGGGGAAAAACTTGCGTGATCTCCTCAACGCCGGCAGATACCACTACCTCCGAGCAGTGGGTGTCTTGGTGGGCAGAATGCATAAGGCGGGGCTTATACACGGCGACCTCGCCCCCACTAACATAATACTAGCCGGGGGCGAGCTGTGCTTCATCGACTTCGGTCTCGGCGAGCAGAGAAAGGGCTGGGGCAAAAAAGTGGCCGTGCTCTACGCCAGGGATATTAACGTGTTGTTGCGAAACCTCGACTTATACGGAGAAAGGGCCGATTTCTTAAAGTCGCTTTTCTGGGAGGGCTATAGAGAAGAAATGTCGGAAAAGGCCGCCGTAGTGGAGCGGGAGGTGGCTAGGATAAGGGCCTCGGGGCGCTACGCGGAGCGGCTCTAG